In the Colius striatus isolate bColStr4 chromosome W, bColStr4.1.hap1, whole genome shotgun sequence genome, one interval contains:
- the LOC133628609 gene encoding endogenous retrovirus group 3 member 1 Env polyprotein-like, translated as MIHMRPLKNTPAAMKMNNPAAGSTPVGGGGRGVKRWGLILFVWINLIIHGVSADSCSKCYQQVAYGKQTVSTLAYHTHINAGCYKRTQLEKCQTAGLTLWVAENLGDKTGRVVYGYGTCPKGEKYICFTQGGMWGYSDGGGQQDRFKEELVKNVTRRLKTTRKRPPSTSKSLYEKLKERMSTWDLPTKGQNLFVDLMQKIATELNVSSCWICGGSQMTEQWPWRGESVEPQQLLEWNNTHKSSTSRPEGWVLSHEVIGQFCISRNSSDFTQYVGHTPCKMILTTNSTSSTWWPKSPDGYWTTNCPGNQTQCWKNKMNANPFEEIRDLKSFWENPRKTNSNWKSPDGLFWICGQRAYNELPKRWRGSCTIGMIQPAFFLLPKMKNNHLGIPLYETLNRRKRS; from the exons ATGATTCATATGAGACCCCTGAAGAATACCCCTGCTGCCATGAAGATGAATAACCCCGCTGCTGGAAGCACCCCAGTAGgcggtggaggcagaggagtaaaaaggtggggtttgattttgtttgtatggaTCAACCTAATCATACATGGAGTTTCAGCCGATTCGTGCTCCAAATGCTACCAACAAGTGGCATATGGGAAACAAACGGTGTCAACTCTGGCCTATCATACCCACATAAATGCTGGGTGTTATAAAAGAACTCAAttggaaaaatgccaaacagcAGGATTGACTCTTTGGGTAGCTGAGAATCTTGGCGACAAGACAGGAAGAGTAGTCTATGGCTATGGAACTTgtcccaagggagagaaatatatatgtttcactcaaggaggaatgtgggggtattcagatggaggaggacaacaagatagatttaaagaagaattagtaaAGAATGTTACACGAAGATTAAAAACAACTCGCAAACGACCTCCTTCAACTTCAAAATCATTAtatgaaaaactcaaagaaaggatGAGCACATGGGATTTACCAACtaaaggacagaatttatttgtagatttgatgcagaaaatagCTACAGAATTGAATGTATCCTCTTGTTGGATATGTGGAGGGTCTCAGATGACTGAGCAGTGgccatggagaggagagagtgtGGAACCCCAACAATTATTGGAATGGAACAACACCCATAAATCCAGCACAAGCAGACCTGAAGGATGGGTGCTAAGTCATGAAGTAATAGGCCAGTTTTGTATATCTAGAAATAGCAGTGATTTTACACAATATGTTGGACATACACCTTGCAAAATGATCTTGACCACTAACTCAACAAGTAGTACCTGGTGGCCAAAGTCACCCGATGGGTATTGGACTACCAACTGCCCTGGCAATCAAACTCaatgttggaaaaacaaaatgaatgcaaacccatttgaagaaattagggatttgaagtccttttgggaaaatcctagaaaaacaaatagcaattggAAGTCTCCTGATGGGCTATTTTGGATATGTGGGCAAAGAGCATATAACGAATTaccaaagagatggagaggtagCTGTACCATTGGAATGATCCAACCCGCctttttcttgctgccaaaaatgaaaaataatcatttgggAATACCTTTGTATGAGACCCTGAACCgaagaaagagaa gttaa